A genomic region of Papaver somniferum cultivar HN1 chromosome 7, ASM357369v1, whole genome shotgun sequence contains the following coding sequences:
- the LOC113299183 gene encoding uroporphyrinogen decarboxylase 1, chloroplastic-like — protein MGFPALSSFSTSSSCCSISWSSSSLFDKLGFSSKNGTQLRVCTETNFRKNMLPRASLSSSDPLLVKAARGEQVSRPPAWMMRQAGRYMAVYRKLAEKHPSFRERSEKTDLIVEISLQPWKAFRPDGVIIFSDILTPLPAFGVPFDIEEVRGPVIQSPIRSEEGLKTLHPIDLDKLHFVGESLRILRQEVGEQAAVLGFVGAPWTIATYIVEGGTTRTYTNIKSMCHTAPHVLRALLSHLTQAISDYVIFQIESGAHCIQIFDSWGGQLPPDMWEKWSKPYIMEIVGKVRDKCPQTPLVLYINGNGGFLERIKGTGVDVIGLDWTVDMADGRCRLGNDISIQGNVDPAYLFSALPALTDEIQRVVRCAGQRGHILNLGHGVLVGTPEEAVAHFFDVARSLNYDNNLSEDHVRNKTEVVV, from the exons ATGGGTTTTCCTGCTCTATCGAG TTTCAGCACCAGTAGTAGCTGTTGCTCGATCAGTTGGAGTTCTTCAAGTTTGTTTGATAAACTAGGGTTTTCATCTAAAAATGGAACTCAACTTAGGGTTTGTACAGAAACCAATTTCAGGAAAAACATGCTGCCTAGGGCATCTCTCTCTTCATCCG ATCCACTATTGGTTAAGGCTGCAAGAGGAGAACAAGTCAGTCGGCCTCCAGCATGGATGATGCGTCAAGCGGGAAGGTATATGGCTGTTTACAGAAAGCTTGCGGAGAAACATCCCTCCTTCAGAGAGAGGTCAGAGAAAACTGATCTCATTGTGGAAATTTCTCTGCAGCCTTGGAAAGCTTTCCGTCCTGATGGAGTTATTATTTTCTCTGATATACTCACTCCTCTGCCTGCTTTCGGTGTCCCATTTGacatagaagaagtaagaggccCTGTCATTCAGTCTCCAATTCGTTCTGAAGAGGGATTGAAAACATTGCATCCAATTGATCTAGACAAACTTCATTTTGTGGGAGAATCTCTGAGAATTTTACGTCAGGAG GTCGGCGAACAAGCAGCGGTCCTTGGTTTCGTTGGAGCGCCATGGACAATTGCCACGTATATAGTGGAGGGGGGGACAACCCGTACATATACCAACATAAAAAGCATGTGTCACACTGCACCACACGTGTTGAGAGCTCTTCTCTCCCATCTAACACAGGCTATATCAGATTATGTGATTTTCCAAATAGAATCTGGAGCTCATTGTATACAGATCTTTGATTCATGGGGTGGACAGCTACCACCTGATATGTGGGAGAAGTGGTCAAAGCCATACATTATGGAG ATTGTCGGAAAAGTGAGGGACAAGTGCCCCCAAACACCATTAGTACTCTACATCAATGGCAACGGTGGCTTCCTCGAACGCATTAAAGGAACGGGAGTTGATGTCATTGGGCTTGACTGGACTGTGGATATGGCAGATGGCAGGTGCCGGCTGGGAAATGATATCAGTATCCAGGGAAACGTAGATCCAGCTTATCTATTTTCTGCACTCCCTGCATTGACAGATGAAATTCAAAG GGTCGTGAGATGTGCAGGGCAGAGAGGACACATTCTTAATCTTGGCCATGGCGTGCTTGTAGGAACCCCCGAAGAAGCTGTTGCACATTTCTTTGATGTAGCTAGGAGTTTGAATTATGACAACAATCTCTCTGAAGATCATGTTAGGAACAAAACAGAAGTTGTTGTTTGA